The nucleotide sequence AGCCGGACATGCGCTCGCCGGAAGAAGCCGTAGCCTATGCCCGCGCCCTGCACGGCCTGGTGATGTGGCTGGGCATTTGCGACGGCAATATGCAGGAAGGCAGCTTCCGCGTGGATGCCAACGTCTCGGTGCGCCCGTTTGGTCAGCAAGAGTACGGTACCCGCCGCGAGATCAAGAACCTGAACTCCTTCCGCTTTCTGGAGCAGGCCATCAAGTACGAAATCCAGTGGCAGATCGACACCCTGGAAGATGGCGGCCGCGTGGAGCAGGCGACCGTGCTGTTCGACCCGGATAGCGGCGAAACCCGCATGATGCGTAGCAAGGAAGACGCGCACGATTACCGCTACTTCCCCGATCCAGACCTGCTGCCGGTTCGCATTGCCGACGAGCAGATCGAACGCATCCGCAGCGAAATGCCGGAGCTGCCGGCTGCGATGAAGGCCCGCTTTGTCGAAGCCTTCGGCGTGTCGTCCTACGATGCCGCACTCTTGACCGGCAGCCGCGCCACGGCGGAATACTTCGAAGCCGTGGCCCAGGCCTCCGGTCAGGGCAAGCTGGCGGCCAACTGGGTGAATGGCGAAATCGCCGCCCGTCTGAACCGCGATGGCAAGGACATTGGCGCTTGTCCGATTGCTGCCGAGCGTCTGACCGGCCTGATCCAGCGTATTGCTGACAACACCTTGTCCAGCAAACTGGCCAAGCAGGTGTTCGATGCACTGTGGGACAGCGAGCTGACTGCCGATGCCATCATCGAGCGCGATGGCTTGAAGCAGGTGTCCGACGTAGGTGCCATCGAAAAAATGGTGGAAGAAGCCATCGCCGCCAACCCTAAGGCGGTAGAGGAATTCCGTGCCGGCAAGGAAAAGGCGCTCAACGCGCTGGCCGGCCAGGTGATGAAGGCTTCCAAGGGCAAGGCCAATCCGGCTCAGGTGCAGGACATCCTGAAACAGAAACTGGCCTGATTCACCCGCCGCTATTCCCTGTCGGCGGTGTTCAGCGAACGGCATGCTGCGGCATGCCGTTCTGTTTTTGCAGTTTAAATGGACAATTTTAACTGCCCCCTGCTGTTTTTCCGGACTGGCCACCGCCTGGCATTTGATTGTCATGGAAAAATCATTGTGTTGTCTTCCCGCACCATTTCAGCTCATAGCTCACTTTGACTGCCGGTATTAACCCACTGATTTGACACGGAAAGCGCTTTTTGAGGCTGTCGCTAAGTCATTGTCGCAAAAGGTGAATTAGCGCCGAGTGATGTTGACCGTAATGAAGTTCTTTCTTATAGTGGCGAAATGTGGGGTGAAGTGGGTAAAAGTGGGGCGACGGCTCCTCAACTTTCAGCGGTGGTGTCCAGCTCATGATCGGCGGCGTCAGTATTGTCTCTCTTGATAGCAAGGGTCGTTTGGCCATTCCGGCCAGACACCGTGAGACACTGCTGTCCGCGTTCGGGCACAAGCTGGTTGTCACCCTCGAATCCCCCGACCATCTGCTGATTTACCCAGAACCTAACTGGCGTCCGGTTGAAGCCCGTCTGCTCGCACTTCCCACCGGCAATCCCACGCTGAAACGCTACCAGCGCCTCGTGCTTGGCCACGCAGAAACGCTGGACATGGACAGCGCCGGACGCATCTTGCTGCCTTCCCGCCTGCGCGAACTGGTCGGTCTGGACAAGGATGTGGCGCTGGTGGGCATGGGCAACCGCTTCGAGCTGTGGAATGCCGAGGAGTGGGACAGCCAGACCACGGAAGCACTGGCCATCGACCAAGCCGATCTGGCACAACATCTTGGAGACTTTACCCTGTGAGTTCCACCCCGTACGTGCACCGCACGGTGCTGCTAGCCGAAGCTGTAGCCGCGCTCGCCATCAAGCCTGATGGCGTGTATGTGGACTGCACCTTCGGTCGCGGTGGCCACAGCCGGCTCATCCTGTCGCAGCTGGGGCCGCAAGGCCGCCTGATTGCCTTCGACAAGGATCTGGAAGCCATTGCCGAAGCTGACAAGCTGGCGGCAGAAGACAGTCGTTTTACCATTGTTCACAACGGTTTCGAGACCCTGGGGCAGGAGCTGGCCCGCTTGGGTGTGGCCGTGGTGGACGGTGTATTGATGGATCTGGGCGTGTCCTCGCCACAGATCGACGACGGGCGTCGCGGCTTCAGTTTCCGCTTCGATGCACCGCTGGACATGCGCATGGACACCACCCGCGGCATCACTGCCGCCCAGTGGCTGGCTACTGCGGAAGAAGACGAAATCAAAGAGGTCATCAAGACTTATGGTGAAGAGCGGTTTGCTCGCAAGATCGCAGCAGCCATTGTTGCGCAACGGGAGCTCGCTCCCCTCCAGACCACGCGTGAGCTCGCCCTGCTCGTTGGGCAAAACGTCCGTACTCGGGAACCGGGTCAGGACCCAGCCACGCGGACCTTCCAGGCGATCCGGATCTTTGTGAACCGCGAGCTGGACGAGCTGAAAGCGGTGTTGCCGCAAGCGGCCCGTCATCTGGCTGAGGGCGGCCGGCTGGCCATCATCAGCTTTCACTCGCTGGAAGACCGTATCGTCAAACAATACCTGCGCGATGCCAGCAGCGTGGAAAAGCTGCCCACCTGGGTGATGGTGCGTGCCGACGAAATGGCCCGCCCGCCGCTGGAAACCGTGGGCAAGCCGGTGCGTGCCAGCGCGGAAGAGGTGCGTGAAAACGCCCGTTCGCGCAGCGCCATCATGCGTATCGCCGAACGTACCGCCGCGCCGTGGCGGGAGGGGGATGCATGAACCGCCTGTGCGCGATCCTTCTGGTGCTGGTCGTGGTGTCCGCCTGGTCGGTGGTCACCTCGCAGCACGTATCGCGCAGGCTGTACAGCGACCTGCAGAAAGAGCAGAAGTCCGCCCAGCAGCTGGAGGTGGAATTTGGCCAGCTGCAACTGGAGCAAAGTACCTGGGGTGCACACGCGGTGATTGAAAAGGCCGCCAGTACGCGGCTGGGCATGCACACACCGGATCCACGCCAGATCCAGGTGATCTCTGCCCGGGGAGGTGCCTGATGCGCACCAGCTACTCCGCCCATCAGCGTGAACGCCTTGCCGATGCCAGCCCTGCCCTGAAAATGACGGCAGGGCGTGTGCGTTTTGTGCTGGTGATGCTGGGTCTGCTGTTTCTGGCGCTGATTGGCCGTGCCATTTACCTGCAAGTGGTGCAGCAGGACTTCCTGCAAGGCCAGGGTGAGGCGCGTTTCCGTCGTGCCATGACGCTGGAAGCCAACCGCGGGGTGATTACCGACCGCAATGGCGAACCACTGGCCATCAGCTCGCCGGTGCAAACCATCTGGGCCAGCCCGGCCGACATGGAGCCGGTGCCGCCGGCCAAGCTGCGTGATCTGGGCAAGCTGCTGGACATGGCGCCGGAAGAACTGGCCACCAAGCTGTCCGACCGCAAGAAAGAATTCGTCTACATCAAGCGTCAGATCAATCCGGAAGTGGCAGACAAGGTGATTGCCCTGGGCATTCCCGGCATCGCCAAGCAGCAGGAATACCGCCGCTTCTATCCGGCCGGGGAAATCATTTCCCACATCATCGGTTTTACCGGGGTGGACGGCAAAGGCCAGGAAGGCGTAGAGCTGGCGCGCGAAAAAATGCTGTCCGGCAAGGATGGTCGCCGTGTGGTGATCAAGGATCGCCGTGGCCACATCATCGAGGATGTGGCCGCCATCGAACCGCCCCGAGATGGCCAAACCCTGGCACTGGCGGTGGATCATCGCATCCAGTACCTGGCTTATCGTGAAATCAAGGCTGCGGTAGAAGAGAACAAGGCCAAGGCCGGCAGTGTAGTCGTGCTGGATGCCAAGACCGGAGAACTGCTGGCGCTGGCCAACTACCCCTCCTTCAATCCGAACAACCGGGTCGGTACCACGCCGGAAATGCTGCGTAACCGCGCAGTGATCGACCTGTTCGAGCCTGGCTCCACCATGAAGCCGCTGTCGATCTCGCTGGCGCTGGAACACGGCAAGGCCAACGTCAATACCGTGCTGGACACCCACAGCTACATGATCGGTCCGGCCACCATCCGCGACGTATCGGCCCAGCCCAGCCTGAATATTCTGGGCATCATCCAGAAGTCGTCCAATGTGGGTACCAGCAAGCTGGCGCTGCTCAATTCGCCGCAGGATTTCTGGACTTATTACGATTCCTTGGGCTTTGGCCGCCCGCCCAATACCGGTTTTCCCGGCGAGGCGGCAGGCCGTCTGCGCGACTGGAAAAGCTGGCGGCCCATCGAACAGGCCACCATGTCCTTCGGCTACGGCGTATCGGTCAGCCTGCTCCAGATGGCGCGGGCTTACACCATTTTTACCAATGATGGCGTGATGCTGCCCATCTCGCTGTACAAGACCAGCACCCCCATGCCGGGCAAGCGTGTGCTGAGCGAGAAAACCTCGCACGAAATGCATGACCTGCTGGTGGCCAATAGCGAGCCGGGTGGCGGTGCTGTCGGTGGCCGCATCATCGGTTACAGCATCGGCGGCAAGAGCGGTACCGCACGTAAGCTGGAAGGGCGCACCTATGTGGCCAACAAGCACCGCGCCCTGTTCATGGGCTTTGCCCCGGGCAAGAACCCCAAACTCATCGTGGCCGTGATGATCGACGAACCCACGGCCGGCAAATACTACGGCGGCGCCATTTCCGCGCCGGTGTTTTCCCAGGTGGCTGGCGGCGCGCTGCGCGTGCTGAATGTGCAGCCGGACGAGCCGTCCAACAACAGCTTGCTGCCGGACTCGACCCCGGTCCCTGCGGATTTTTGAAGAAACAGAACATGAAAAGTCGCCTGACAAGCTTGCCGGACTGGGATCCGGCACAACTGAACCAGCTGGGCCTCCCCCTCAAACGGGTCGAGGCTGACAGCCGCCGTGTGCTGCCCGGAGATATCTTCCTGGCCTGTCACGGCGAGTACGCTGATGGCCGCGATTTCATTCCTGCTGCACTGGAAAAAGGTGCCGCAGCCGTGCTGTGGGATAGCGCTGACGGGTTTGCCTGGCAGCCGGAATGGGATCTGCCCAATCTGCCGGTACCGGCCCTGCGCGAGCGCGCCGGCATGGTGGCCGCCCATGTCTATGGTCAGCCCAGCCTGGCGATGACGGTGATCGGCATTACCGGCACCAACGGCAAGACTTCGATTTCCCACTGGCTGGCGCAGGCATTTTCCCTGCTGGGGCAGAAAGCCGCGCTGATCGGTACTGTGGGTAATGGTTTTTATGGCGAACTGACCGAAACCACCCACACTACGCCGGACCCGGTCACCGTGCAGCAGAAACTGGCTGAATACCGTCGCCAGGGTGCACACGTGGTGACCATGGAAGTGTCCAGCCACGGGCTGGACCAGTCGCGTGTCAATGGTGTCAGCTTCGCCACGGCGGTGTTTACCAATCTGACCCGCGACCATCTGGACTACCACGGCAGCATGGAAGCCTACGGTGCGGCCAAGGCCAAGCTGTTCCACTGGGAAGGCCTCAAGCATGCGGTCATCAATGTCGATGACCCGTTTGGCCGCCAGCTGGTGCAGGACATTGATGCCAGCCAGACCAAGGTAGTGAGCTACGGCCTGACGCAGGGTGATGTGCGCCCGCTCAGCCTCACTGCCAATCTGGACGGCCTGCACTTGCAGGTGACCACGCCGTGGGGCGAGGTGGACGTGCGAACCGGCCTGGTGGGCCGTTTCAATGCCAGTAATCTGTTGGCCTGTCTGGCCACCTTGTGCGTCAACGGTGTCAGCCTGGCCGATGCGGCTGCAGTCATGGCGCGCATCCAGCCGGCACGTGGCCGCATGCAAAGCATAGGCGGCAGCCACGAGCCGCTGGTGGTAATCGACTACGCCCACACCCCGGACGCGCTGGAAAAGGCGCTGGCTACCTTGGCGGATATCCGCCCGGCCGGCAGCAAGCTGTATTGCGTATTCGGCTGCGGTGGTGACCGCGATCCGGGCAAGCGCCCGATGATGGGCGAAATCGCCGAACGCATTGCCGATGTGGCCGTGGTGACCAGCGACAATCCGCGCACCGAAACCCCGCAAACCATCATCGAACACATTCTGGCTGGCATGAGCCACCCGGGCCATGTCGAGGCAGACCGTGCCGCCGCCATTCACTGGGCAGTCGCCCAGGCGCAGGCTGGCGATATCGTGCTCGTCGCTGGCAAAGGCCACGAGGAATACCAGGACATCGCCGGGGTCAAGCACCCGTTCTCCGACTTCCGCATTGCCGAAGAAGCACTGACGGCCTGGGGAGACCGGG is from Aquitalea aquatilis and encodes:
- a CDS encoding UDP-N-acetylmuramoyl-L-alanyl-D-glutamate--2,6-diaminopimelate ligase; its protein translation is MKSRLTSLPDWDPAQLNQLGLPLKRVEADSRRVLPGDIFLACHGEYADGRDFIPAALEKGAAAVLWDSADGFAWQPEWDLPNLPVPALRERAGMVAAHVYGQPSLAMTVIGITGTNGKTSISHWLAQAFSLLGQKAALIGTVGNGFYGELTETTHTTPDPVTVQQKLAEYRRQGAHVVTMEVSSHGLDQSRVNGVSFATAVFTNLTRDHLDYHGSMEAYGAAKAKLFHWEGLKHAVINVDDPFGRQLVQDIDASQTKVVSYGLTQGDVRPLSLTANLDGLHLQVTTPWGEVDVRTGLVGRFNASNLLACLATLCVNGVSLADAAAVMARIQPARGRMQSIGGSHEPLVVIDYAHTPDALEKALATLADIRPAGSKLYCVFGCGGDRDPGKRPMMGEIAERIADVAVVTSDNPRTETPQTIIEHILAGMSHPGHVEADRAAAIHWAVAQAQAGDIVLVAGKGHEEYQDIAGVKHPFSDFRIAEEALTAWGDRA
- the ftsL gene encoding cell division protein FtsL yields the protein MNRLCAILLVLVVVSAWSVVTSQHVSRRLYSDLQKEQKSAQQLEVEFGQLQLEQSTWGAHAVIEKAASTRLGMHTPDPRQIQVISARGGA
- a CDS encoding peptidoglycan D,D-transpeptidase FtsI family protein, with the protein product MRTSYSAHQRERLADASPALKMTAGRVRFVLVMLGLLFLALIGRAIYLQVVQQDFLQGQGEARFRRAMTLEANRGVITDRNGEPLAISSPVQTIWASPADMEPVPPAKLRDLGKLLDMAPEELATKLSDRKKEFVYIKRQINPEVADKVIALGIPGIAKQQEYRRFYPAGEIISHIIGFTGVDGKGQEGVELAREKMLSGKDGRRVVIKDRRGHIIEDVAAIEPPRDGQTLALAVDHRIQYLAYREIKAAVEENKAKAGSVVVLDAKTGELLALANYPSFNPNNRVGTTPEMLRNRAVIDLFEPGSTMKPLSISLALEHGKANVNTVLDTHSYMIGPATIRDVSAQPSLNILGIIQKSSNVGTSKLALLNSPQDFWTYYDSLGFGRPPNTGFPGEAAGRLRDWKSWRPIEQATMSFGYGVSVSLLQMARAYTIFTNDGVMLPISLYKTSTPMPGKRVLSEKTSHEMHDLLVANSEPGGGAVGGRIIGYSIGGKSGTARKLEGRTYVANKHRALFMGFAPGKNPKLIVAVMIDEPTAGKYYGGAISAPVFSQVAGGALRVLNVQPDEPSNNSLLPDSTPVPADF
- the rsmH gene encoding 16S rRNA (cytosine(1402)-N(4))-methyltransferase RsmH; protein product: MSSTPYVHRTVLLAEAVAALAIKPDGVYVDCTFGRGGHSRLILSQLGPQGRLIAFDKDLEAIAEADKLAAEDSRFTIVHNGFETLGQELARLGVAVVDGVLMDLGVSSPQIDDGRRGFSFRFDAPLDMRMDTTRGITAAQWLATAEEDEIKEVIKTYGEERFARKIAAAIVAQRELAPLQTTRELALLVGQNVRTREPGQDPATRTFQAIRIFVNRELDELKAVLPQAARHLAEGGRLAIISFHSLEDRIVKQYLRDASSVEKLPTWVMVRADEMARPPLETVGKPVRASAEEVRENARSRSAIMRIAERTAAPWREGDA
- the gatB gene encoding Asp-tRNA(Asn)/Glu-tRNA(Gln) amidotransferase subunit GatB, which produces MKWEVVIGLEVHVQLNTATKIFSGTSTAFGAEPNTQASAVELAFPGVLPVLNKAVVEKAIRLGLALGSKINQKNVFARKNYFYPDLPKGYQISQMELPIVEGGVLPILVGEEEKLVKLTRAHMEEDAGKSLHEDFSGMTGIDLNRAGTPLLEVVSEPDMRSPEEAVAYARALHGLVMWLGICDGNMQEGSFRVDANVSVRPFGQQEYGTRREIKNLNSFRFLEQAIKYEIQWQIDTLEDGGRVEQATVLFDPDSGETRMMRSKEDAHDYRYFPDPDLLPVRIADEQIERIRSEMPELPAAMKARFVEAFGVSSYDAALLTGSRATAEYFEAVAQASGQGKLAANWVNGEIAARLNRDGKDIGACPIAAERLTGLIQRIADNTLSSKLAKQVFDALWDSELTADAIIERDGLKQVSDVGAIEKMVEEAIAANPKAVEEFRAGKEKALNALAGQVMKASKGKANPAQVQDILKQKLA
- the mraZ gene encoding division/cell wall cluster transcriptional repressor MraZ; this translates as MIGGVSIVSLDSKGRLAIPARHRETLLSAFGHKLVVTLESPDHLLIYPEPNWRPVEARLLALPTGNPTLKRYQRLVLGHAETLDMDSAGRILLPSRLRELVGLDKDVALVGMGNRFELWNAEEWDSQTTEALAIDQADLAQHLGDFTL